The following coding sequences lie in one Caretta caretta isolate rCarCar2 chromosome 28, rCarCar1.hap1, whole genome shotgun sequence genomic window:
- the LOC125628549 gene encoding dynein axonemal heavy chain 2: protein MELTCPPRRVYSPTRCLPLRRLLGTTNIFSFRTSNRLSGKGWVLDQTSIFAQVDAFVQRCKDLLEAIKRTFDKKAVDVYMLFNRELALVNKELSKKLPFLPAHMCHYAGLAHWLRALHRRIDRPLKVQTIVNEYKAATLAIARSAQQISEALLVRITGKRVYNDLEFEEDQKEHRAWVQQKLMDIHEEVTSIMRQTYEVFKHDSAEVQQYWMAYTIKMNRMMEEAFRLNVKWSLLELSKAINGDGKTTPNPLFRVKVILQNNYPAPSAQVEFPQLWPSSRIWSMTSAATSSPASLSSATCRRS, encoded by the exons ATGGAGCTAACATGCCCACCTAGGAGAGTCTACTCCCCAACTCGGTGCCTGCCTCTGAGGCGGCTGTTGGGCACAACAAACATTTTCTCCTTCCGCACTTCTAACAGGCTCTCCGGGAAAGGCTGGGTCCTGGACCAGACTAGCATCTTTGCCCAAGTGGATGCCTTTGTTCAGCGCTGCAAAGACCTCCTGGAG GCCATCAAGCGCACCTTTGACAAGAAAGCCGTGGATGTCTACATGCTGTTCAACAGAGAGCTCGCCCTGGTCAACAAAGAGCTGAGCAAGAAGCTGCCATTCCTGCCGGCACACATGTGCCATTATGCGGGCCTGGCGCACTGGCTGCGGGCTCTGCACCGGCGCATCGACAGACCCCTAAAG GTGCAGACCATTGTGAACGAATACAAGGCAGCCACCCTGGCCATCGCTCGCAGTGCCCAGCAGATCAGCGAGGCACTGCTGGTGCGGATCACCGGCAAGCGGGTCTACAATGACTTGGAGTTTGAGGAGGACCAGAAGGAGCACCGTGCCTGGGTGCAGCAGAAGCTGATGGATATCCACGAGGAGGTCACCAGCATCATGCGGCAAACCTATGAAGTCTTCAAACACGATAGCGCCGAG GTGCAGCAGTACTGGATGGCCTACACCATCAAGATGAACAGAATGATGGAAGAGGCCTTCAGGCTCAATGTCAAATGGTCCCTACTGGAACTTTCCAAGGCCATCAATGGAGATGGCAAGACTACACCTAACCCCCTGTTCAGGGTCAAGGTAATCCTACAGAACAACTACCCAGCGCCATCTGCACAG GTGGAGTTTCCCCAACTCTGGCCCAGCTCGCGAATATGGTCAATGACATCAGCAGCCACCTCATCACCAGCATCTCTGTCTTCTGCCACCTGCCGGAGATCCTGA